The proteins below are encoded in one region of Triticum aestivum cultivar Chinese Spring chromosome 1B, IWGSC CS RefSeq v2.1, whole genome shotgun sequence:
- the LOC123130341 gene encoding cytokinin dehydrogenase 9: protein MKQLVLQYLKLFLLLGLSGVTTEHVPKYDVLASLGTLPLDGHFSFHDLPAAARDFGNLSSFPPVAVLHPGSVADIARTVRHVFLMGEHSTLTVAARGHGHSLYGQSQAAGGIVIRMESLQSVKMQVHPGASPYVDASGGELWINVLKKTLKYGLAPKSWTDYLHLTVGGTLSNAGVSGQTFRHGPQISNVNELEIVTGRGDIITCSPEQNSDLFHAALGGLGQFGIITRARIALEPAPQMVRWIRVLYLDFVSFTEDQEMLISAEKTFDYIEGFVSINRTGILNNWRSSFNPQDPERASQFETDRKVLFCLEMTKNFNPEEADIMEQEVHALLSQLRYTPPSLFHTDVTYMEFLDRVHSSEIKLRAKGLWEVPHPWLNLIIPRSTVHTFAKQVFGKILEDNNNGPILLYPVNKSRWDNRTSVVIPDEEVFYLVGFLPSAIGPHSIKRTLNLNNQIIEFSNKASIGVKQYLPNYATEPEWKAHYGARWDAFQQRKNTYDPLAILAPGQRIFQKTPASLPLSS, encoded by the exons ATGAAGCAATTAGTCCTGCAGTACCTGAAGCTGTTCCTGTTGCTAGGGCTTAGCGGAGTCACAACCGAGCACGTGCCTAAATATGATGTGCTTGCATCCCTGGGGACGCTCCCCCTTGACGGCCATTTCAGTTTCCACGACTTGCCTGCAGCTGCAAGGGACTTCGGCAACCTCTCCAGTTTCCCGCCAGTCGCTGTGCTTCACCCAGGTTCAGTGGCTGACATTGCCAGAACCGTGAGGCATGTGTTCTTGATGGGTGAGCACTCCACGCTCACAGTGGCAGCTCGTGGACATGGGCACTCGCTATATGGGCAGTCCCAGGCTGCTGGAGGGATTGTCATCAGAATGGAATCTCTTCAGAGTGTCAAAATGCAGGTGCATCCTGGTGCATCACCGTATGTGGATGCCTCAGGTGGAGAACTCTGGATAAATGTCTTGAAAAAGACGTTGAAGTATGGTTTGGCGCCGAAGTCATGGACAGACTACCTCCACCTTACGGTCGGGGGCACGTTGTCAAATGCGGGTGTCAGCGGGCAGACATTCCGGCATGGTCCACAGATCAGCAATGTGAACGAACTGGAGATTGTAACTG GAAGAGGTGATATTATCACTTGCTCACCAGAACAGAACTCTGATCTCTTCCATGCTGCTCTTGGTGGTCTAGGTCAATTTGGCATCATTACTCGGGCCAGGATCGCTCTTGAGCCTGCTCCACAAATG GTAAGGTGGATAAGAGTTCTCTACTTAGATTTCGTGAGCTTCACCGAGGATCAGGAGATGCTTATTTCAGCAGAGAAGACCTTCGACTACATTGAAGGTTTCGTAAGCATAAACAGAACAGGCATCCTAAACAACTGGAGGTCATCATTCAATCCACAGGACCCAGAACGGGCTAGCCAGTTTGAAACAGACAGAAAAGTGCTCTTCTGCCTTGAGATGACAAAGAACTTCAACCCTGAAGAAGCTGACATCATGGAACAG GAGGTCCATGCACTACTATCTCAACTCAGATACACACCACCGTCCTTATTCCACACGGACGTCACTTACATGGAGTTCTTGGATAGGGTGCACTCCTCTGAGATAAAGCTGAGAGCTAAGGGCTTGTGGGAAGTCCCACACCCATGGCTTAATCTCATCATCCCAAGAAGCACTGTCCATACATTTGCAAAGCAGGTCTTTGGGAAAATCCTCGAAGATAACAACAATGGTCCCATATTGCTCTACCCAGTGAACAAGTCCAG ATGGGACAACCGAACATCAGTGGTCATACCAGATGAGGAAGTTTTCTATCTGGTGGGATTCCTACCCTCGGCGATAGGCCCCCACAGCATCAAGCGTACACTGAACCTGAACAACCAGATAATAGAGTTCTCTAACAAAGCAAGTATTGGGGTGAAGCAATATCTTCCAAACTACGCCACAGAACCCGAGTGGAAAGCCCACTATGGGGCTAGGTGGGACGCATTTCAACAGAGGAAAAACACCTATGACCCCCTGGCAATCCTAGCTCCAGGACAGAGAATATTTCAAAAGACACCAGCGTCACTACCCTTGTCCTCATGA